One region of Rhodothermaceae bacterium genomic DNA includes:
- a CDS encoding acetyl-CoA carboxylase carboxyltransferase subunit alpha, whose translation MTKKSDKFLLDFEKPIIELEDKLDELREIDAGEIDLSSEIDALSARIEGLRKSIYGSLTRWQRVQIARHPLRPYTNDYIGALTEGFVELHGDRCYGDDPAIVSGFATLRGDHYGYKDRTVLILGHQKGRDTKARRHRRFGMPNPEGYRKARRHMELAAKFGKPIICLLDTPGAYPGMEAEERGQAEAIARNLFIMARLPVPIIVVVIGEGASGGALGIGVGDQMLMLENAWYSVISPESCSSILWRSWDYKEEAARALKLSASDLTEIGIVDQIIEEPLGGAHHDPSATFDLVGQAICDTLQDLAQLRKDALLSQRVKRLDRIGEFSAAA comes from the coding sequence ATGACCAAGAAGTCGGATAAATTTCTGCTGGATTTTGAAAAACCGATTATCGAATTGGAAGATAAGCTTGACGAATTGCGCGAAATTGACGCAGGCGAGATTGATCTTTCTTCTGAAATCGACGCGCTCTCCGCACGGATTGAAGGTCTCCGTAAATCCATCTACGGCAGCCTGACCCGCTGGCAGCGGGTACAGATCGCCCGGCATCCACTTAGACCCTACACGAACGACTATATCGGTGCCCTTACAGAAGGGTTCGTCGAGCTGCATGGGGATCGATGTTATGGAGATGATCCTGCCATCGTCAGTGGATTTGCCACTCTGCGTGGGGACCATTACGGATATAAAGATCGTACGGTACTGATCCTGGGACACCAAAAGGGGCGAGATACAAAGGCACGCCGGCATCGTCGCTTTGGTATGCCCAATCCTGAGGGATACCGTAAGGCCCGACGGCACATGGAACTGGCTGCAAAGTTTGGCAAACCAATTATCTGCCTTCTTGATACACCCGGTGCCTATCCCGGTATGGAAGCAGAAGAGCGAGGGCAGGCGGAGGCAATCGCCCGAAACCTGTTTATCATGGCACGGCTTCCAGTTCCGATCATCGTGGTTGTGATTGGAGAAGGAGCATCTGGAGGGGCGCTTGGGATTGGAGTTGGTGATCAGATGCTGATGCTGGAAAATGCTTGGTATTCTGTTATCTCTCCAGAAAGCTGCTCCTCAATACTGTGGAGATCCTGGGACTATAAAGAGGAGGCCGCACGGGCCCTGAAACTCTCTGCATCTGATCTCACCGAGATCGGCATTGTTGATCAGATTATCGAAGAACCCTTGGGAGGGGCCCACCACGATCCAAGTGCAACCTTTGACCTAGTCGGCCAAGCGATTTGTGATACGCTGCAAGATCTGGCCCAATTGCGTAAAGATGCCCTTCTCAGTCAACGCGTGAAGCGTCTCGACCGCATTGGTGAGTTCAGCGCAGCCGCATAA
- a CDS encoding glycosyltransferase → MSADKSPQLLKVSVVIVNYNVRDLLRQSLRSIERSLAGIPSEVIVVDNNSVDGSVGMLAKEFPNITVIANRANIGFSAANNQAMRLATGKYFFILNPDTIVEEETIKVLIDFMDTHPDSGAVGCRILNPDGTFALESRRSFPTPAVAFYRMTGLSRLFPRSRIFGHYNLTFLPENQVATVDALSGSCMFLRSAALIASKDTDAGRGKAGLFDEDFFMYGEDLDLCYRIQKAGWLIYYTPDTQIIHYKGESTKKGDLRYVRLFYGAMVRFAQKHLSEEYPKVFLWILHLAVIVRGSMTILGNALQHPAARDLVTCFGVMTALGLFRSFQTGLQFPPVFYWGLAPLFAIIVTVVIAAWNGYRGSGPRLGLVFLGSLVAVTALSALSFFVKQIAFSRMVVIASLPACLLLLSAVRLIPKASKRLGRRTLVVGDLHDTNVLAPQQLSQHVVVGIATHTYNHDAPSNLPHLGTYDQLRDIARVHDIESVIFVSSSLTNKEIFALMQKLAGTPVHTYILAEEKDHLIGKASIENLGSRMLLEAEDVIGTLRSHTARRVSDIVAALVGALIHPGVLLISKIAGPHSRWARRYERIRQWTTVLLGKRSLIGFDERDEFVPAPEWKLQTGVFAASEMLGPRLKRPPEEIEQAYWYYVRNQSAVMDWLIAVRALRGLV, encoded by the coding sequence GTGTCTGCCGACAAATCCCCCCAGCTTCTCAAGGTATCCGTAGTCATCGTTAATTACAACGTAAGGGACTTACTACGCCAATCCCTTCGAAGCATTGAACGGTCCTTGGCAGGTATTCCATCCGAGGTGATTGTAGTGGATAACAACTCGGTGGACGGGTCCGTGGGGATGTTGGCCAAGGAATTTCCGAATATCACCGTGATCGCCAATCGTGCAAACATTGGATTCTCTGCTGCCAACAACCAGGCCATGCGTCTGGCAACTGGAAAATATTTCTTTATCCTGAATCCAGACACTATTGTCGAAGAGGAAACGATCAAGGTATTAATAGACTTCATGGATACCCATCCTGACTCTGGAGCCGTAGGATGCCGAATCCTGAATCCTGACGGAACTTTCGCGCTGGAAAGTCGCAGATCATTCCCAACCCCCGCAGTTGCATTTTACCGGATGACGGGGCTGAGTCGACTATTTCCGCGTAGCCGAATCTTCGGCCACTACAACCTTACATTTCTGCCCGAGAATCAGGTTGCGACCGTTGATGCTCTGAGTGGCTCTTGCATGTTTTTGCGAAGTGCTGCACTGATCGCCTCTAAAGACACTGACGCAGGCCGCGGTAAAGCCGGCCTCTTTGATGAAGACTTTTTTATGTATGGCGAGGATCTTGATTTGTGTTATCGAATCCAAAAAGCCGGCTGGTTGATCTACTATACTCCAGATACTCAAATCATACACTACAAAGGAGAGAGTACCAAGAAAGGGGATCTCAGGTACGTACGGCTCTTCTATGGAGCAATGGTCCGATTCGCACAGAAACACCTGAGCGAAGAGTATCCAAAAGTCTTTCTGTGGATTTTACACCTGGCAGTAATTGTACGCGGGTCCATGACTATACTGGGCAACGCGCTGCAACATCCAGCCGCGCGTGACTTGGTGACTTGCTTCGGGGTGATGACTGCACTGGGACTTTTCCGGTCATTTCAGACTGGATTACAGTTCCCTCCTGTCTTCTACTGGGGCCTGGCTCCACTCTTTGCAATCATTGTTACCGTGGTGATTGCAGCTTGGAACGGGTACCGGGGCAGCGGACCCCGCCTAGGACTGGTATTTCTGGGATCCCTAGTTGCCGTGACAGCGCTCTCAGCACTGTCATTCTTTGTCAAGCAAATCGCATTTTCACGTATGGTCGTGATTGCAAGCCTGCCTGCATGCTTACTGCTTCTTTCTGCCGTGCGCCTGATCCCTAAAGCCAGCAAACGTCTGGGAAGAAGAACTCTCGTGGTCGGTGACCTCCATGATACAAATGTGCTTGCCCCGCAGCAGCTGTCGCAACATGTGGTCGTAGGAATCGCAACGCACACTTACAATCACGATGCCCCATCGAACCTTCCTCATCTGGGGACCTATGACCAATTGCGCGATATTGCGCGCGTCCATGACATCGAATCCGTGATTTTTGTGTCCTCCAGCCTGACCAACAAGGAGATTTTTGCACTCATGCAAAAACTTGCAGGAACCCCGGTGCATACGTACATCCTGGCAGAAGAAAAAGATCACTTGATCGGAAAAGCATCCATTGAAAACCTGGGCAGCCGAATGCTGCTGGAAGCGGAAGACGTCATTGGCACATTGCGGTCGCATACCGCCCGGCGCGTGTCCGATATTGTTGCAGCCCTTGTGGGAGCTCTCATTCATCCAGGTGTTCTGCTGATCTCCAAAATTGCGGGGCCACACTCTAGATGGGCACGCAGATATGAGCGCATCCGTCAGTGGACTACCGTTCTACTTGGCAAACGATCCCTGATCGGCTTTGACGAAAGGGATGAGTTTGTCCCGGCGCCTGAATGGAAACTGCAAACGGGCGTCTTTGCAGCCAGCGAAATGCTGGGACCCCGCCTCAAACGCCCGCCTGAAGAAATTGAGCAGGCGTACTGGTACTACGTACGAAACCAGTCAGCCGTGATGGATTGGCTGATCGCCGTACGTGCGCTGCGTGGACTGGTGTAG
- a CDS encoding ribonuclease HII, with amino-acid sequence MLKFETILWNQRLMHVAGIDEVGRGALAGPVVAAAVIFPPNLIIDGVRDSKLLRKHAREDILKKIREKAVDLGIGYASPSEIDALNIVQASLLAMQRALDALNCTPQALLIDGKQYLPNASCTQLVLVKGDRRSHSIAAASIAAKVTRDHLMQELHFECPEYGWDRNVGYPTNGHYTALRETGSSMHHRQTFRLR; translated from the coding sequence ATGCTAAAATTTGAAACGATTTTATGGAATCAGAGGCTGATGCATGTTGCTGGAATCGATGAAGTTGGTCGTGGTGCATTAGCCGGTCCGGTTGTAGCTGCAGCCGTAATATTTCCCCCCAATCTAATCATTGATGGCGTTCGTGACAGTAAACTGTTGCGCAAACACGCGCGTGAGGATATCCTGAAAAAAATTCGGGAGAAGGCCGTTGATCTCGGAATCGGATACGCGAGTCCGAGCGAAATTGATGCGCTTAACATTGTTCAAGCATCTCTACTTGCCATGCAACGTGCATTGGATGCCTTGAACTGCACGCCGCAGGCCCTCCTAATCGATGGCAAACAATATCTACCCAATGCGTCCTGTACACAACTGGTACTTGTGAAAGGGGACAGACGGAGTCATTCTATCGCTGCAGCATCCATCGCTGCAAAGGTGACCCGGGATCACTTGATGCAAGAGCTTCACTTTGAATGTCCTGAATACGGATGGGACCGTAACGTTGGATATCCAACCAACGGGCATTACACAGCACTTCGCGAAACCGGATCCAGTATGCATCACCGTCAAACATTTCGACTCCGATAA
- a CDS encoding transcription termination factor Rho translates to MPEQPFKGMLEIIGDRKFGFIRELRSGMPKNDGDPFCPPSLISRYRLRDGVVLEGFLRPGKKGDLQVSRLTKVMNIAPEAWSRLHEFEEGRIIYPDTKLDLVKTPNDITMRVVDLACPIGKGQRALIVAPPRTGKTLILKEIAASLTQNHPDIHLVALLVDERPEEVTDFRRSTKATVFASSSDQEEFNHVRVSVLAFEYAKRLVELGDDVVLLLDSLTRLGRTFNLWGEGTGRTMSGGLDSGAMRIPRRLFGSARNIEDGGSLTLIATALIETGSRMDEVIFEEFKGTGNAEIVLDREMAHRRVWPAINLRKSRTRNEDLLLGSSAEKHNRLFQVLNSRRPMEAMQALTRHMRTFPTNDALLTALVRDY, encoded by the coding sequence TTGCCTGAGCAGCCCTTCAAAGGGATGCTTGAAATTATTGGAGATCGTAAGTTCGGTTTTATTCGAGAATTACGATCAGGTATGCCGAAAAATGACGGTGATCCATTTTGCCCACCGTCCCTGATCAGTCGGTATAGGTTACGTGATGGTGTTGTTCTGGAGGGATTTCTGCGTCCAGGCAAGAAAGGAGATTTACAGGTCTCTCGCTTGACCAAGGTGATGAATATTGCGCCAGAAGCATGGTCACGCCTGCACGAGTTTGAAGAGGGGCGGATTATTTATCCAGACACAAAGCTTGATTTAGTCAAAACCCCGAATGATATTACCATGCGGGTTGTGGATCTTGCGTGTCCAATTGGGAAGGGGCAGCGGGCATTAATTGTGGCTCCGCCTCGAACAGGAAAAACATTAATCCTTAAGGAAATTGCTGCGTCATTAACCCAGAATCATCCCGACATTCACTTGGTGGCTCTTTTGGTTGATGAGCGGCCCGAAGAGGTAACGGATTTCCGGCGTAGCACAAAAGCGACGGTATTCGCGAGTTCCAGCGACCAGGAGGAGTTCAATCATGTACGTGTATCCGTACTGGCATTTGAGTATGCAAAGCGTCTTGTTGAATTGGGAGACGATGTCGTTCTTCTTTTGGATTCACTCACACGTCTCGGGCGTACGTTTAATCTTTGGGGGGAAGGTACGGGGCGAACGATGTCTGGAGGCCTAGATTCCGGGGCGATGCGAATTCCTCGGCGATTGTTCGGCAGTGCTCGCAATATCGAAGATGGAGGATCACTGACATTGATCGCTACGGCTTTGATTGAAACAGGCAGCCGAATGGATGAGGTGATCTTCGAAGAGTTCAAAGGCACGGGGAATGCGGAGATTGTCCTAGATCGGGAGATGGCTCATCGTCGTGTATGGCCGGCGATCAATCTTCGAAAATCAAGAACGCGCAACGAGGATTTGCTTTTGGGCAGCTCAGCGGAGAAGCATAATCGACTCTTCCAGGTACTCAACAGTCGTCGTCCCATGGAGGCTATGCAGGCGCTCACCCGTCACATGCGGACTTTTCCAACCAATGATGCGCTTCTCACTGCCCTGGTGCGTGACTATTGA
- a CDS encoding glycine--tRNA ligase has product MSSKRFDEITALCKRRGFVFQSSEIYGGLGATYDYGPLGVELKRNVQERWWHDMVYANDNIEGVDAAILMHPKVWKASGHVDAFHDPLIDDKASKRRYRADQLIEQHIDRLRAKGNTERADAVHEQFTQALNADDMPKALHALILAEEIRGPDSGAFDWTDVRQFNMMFETKVGALAGEDSSIFLRPETAQGIFVNFQNVLATSRVQIPFGIAQIGKAFRNEIVARQFIFRMREFEQMEMQYFVQPGTQAEAYELWRSRRWDWHVQNGIPESKLRWHVHEKPAHYADAAVDIQYEFPIGWQEVEGIHSRTDYDLRRHQEYSGKKMQIFHQQSGSRFIPFVVETSVGLDRTVLMLLCEAYRQDEIEGQSRTVMSFAPSIAPIKVGIFPLLRKDGMPERARTITADLRREWNVFYDEKGSIGKRYRRMDEAGTPLCITIDSETLGGAGVTIRNRDTLEQVRVADDQVSAFVSEFVRGA; this is encoded by the coding sequence ATGAGCAGCAAGCGATTTGATGAGATTACGGCGCTATGTAAGCGTCGCGGTTTTGTATTCCAGTCTTCGGAGATTTATGGTGGGCTGGGGGCAACTTACGACTACGGTCCGCTGGGCGTAGAGTTGAAGCGAAATGTACAGGAACGTTGGTGGCATGATATGGTCTATGCCAACGATAATATTGAAGGGGTAGATGCCGCAATCCTGATGCATCCGAAGGTGTGGAAAGCGTCCGGGCACGTAGATGCATTCCATGATCCGCTCATTGATGACAAGGCTTCTAAACGGCGTTACCGGGCGGATCAGTTAATTGAACAGCATATTGATCGTTTGAGGGCAAAAGGAAACACGGAGCGAGCGGATGCTGTGCATGAGCAGTTCACGCAGGCACTCAATGCGGACGACATGCCGAAAGCACTTCACGCACTTATCCTGGCTGAAGAAATTCGTGGGCCAGATTCAGGTGCATTTGACTGGACAGATGTTCGCCAGTTCAATATGATGTTTGAAACGAAAGTGGGAGCGCTGGCAGGTGAAGATTCCTCTATATTTCTGCGTCCAGAAACGGCCCAGGGCATCTTCGTTAATTTCCAGAATGTACTGGCAACCTCACGCGTACAGATTCCGTTCGGGATTGCCCAGATTGGCAAAGCATTCCGCAATGAAATTGTAGCACGGCAATTCATTTTCCGGATGCGTGAGTTTGAACAAATGGAAATGCAGTACTTCGTCCAGCCGGGAACACAGGCGGAGGCGTATGAACTATGGCGCTCACGAAGATGGGACTGGCACGTCCAGAATGGAATCCCAGAATCCAAATTACGTTGGCATGTCCATGAAAAGCCAGCCCATTATGCAGATGCCGCTGTGGATATCCAGTATGAGTTTCCGATCGGATGGCAGGAGGTTGAAGGAATCCATTCACGTACCGACTATGATCTTAGAAGGCATCAGGAATACTCCGGGAAAAAGATGCAGATTTTCCACCAACAATCCGGCAGCAGGTTTATTCCATTTGTGGTGGAAACTTCGGTTGGTCTGGATCGAACGGTTCTAATGCTACTTTGTGAGGCCTACCGACAGGACGAGATTGAGGGGCAGAGCCGTACAGTCATGTCATTTGCACCGTCCATTGCTCCCATCAAGGTGGGGATCTTTCCACTTCTACGCAAGGATGGGATGCCAGAGCGTGCACGTACTATCACGGCTGACCTTCGCCGTGAATGGAATGTGTTTTACGACGAAAAGGGCTCAATCGGCAAGCGTTATCGCAGAATGGACGAAGCAGGTACGCCACTATGCATCACCATTGACAGTGAGACTCTTGGCGGGGCAGGGGTTACGATTCGTAACCGGGACACATTGGAGCAGGTGCGGGTTGCTGATGATCAGGTGTCGGCGTTCGTCTCAGAGTTTGTTCGGGGAGCATAA
- the nadC gene encoding carboxylating nicotinate-nucleotide diphosphorylase produces the protein MSDHEQLPHYLPSKQLEQILQGALQEDIGAGDITSQILVPEHQQGRATLLTRESGVIAGLAAARRVFHLVDPAIQCNWTVNDGDHVPADSIIGVVAGAMRSILTAERLALNLLQRMSGIATATAKMVASVKDYPVRVRDTRKTAPGLRLLDKWSVLLGGGTNHRIGLFDRILIKDNHIEVVGGLAESVQRAANQLPGYLIDVEARTMAEVTEALSVASMIDVLLLDNMTTTRPDGSYDCSRLKQAIDCIAGRITTEATGGITLESAPFIAATGVNYLSCGALTHSSHATDISLSVDPL, from the coding sequence ATGTCTGATCATGAGCAACTGCCCCACTATCTGCCATCCAAGCAGTTAGAGCAGATCCTTCAAGGTGCTCTACAAGAGGATATTGGCGCAGGAGATATTACCTCACAAATACTCGTGCCGGAGCATCAACAAGGCCGGGCAACTCTGCTGACGCGAGAAAGTGGCGTGATCGCCGGCCTTGCCGCCGCCCGGCGTGTATTTCACTTGGTCGATCCAGCGATACAATGCAACTGGACTGTAAACGACGGTGATCACGTACCAGCTGATTCAATCATTGGTGTGGTGGCTGGGGCCATGCGCTCTATCCTGACCGCAGAGCGTCTGGCATTGAACCTGCTGCAGCGAATGAGCGGAATCGCGACTGCAACCGCCAAAATGGTTGCCAGTGTAAAAGACTATCCAGTACGTGTTCGGGACACGCGAAAAACCGCCCCTGGATTGCGTCTCCTGGATAAATGGTCTGTCCTGCTGGGAGGTGGCACGAACCATCGAATTGGGCTGTTTGACCGGATACTGATTAAAGACAATCACATTGAAGTGGTGGGAGGACTTGCTGAATCCGTCCAACGCGCCGCGAATCAATTACCCGGCTATCTAATTGATGTGGAAGCCCGAACCATGGCAGAAGTAACCGAGGCATTATCAGTTGCGTCAATGATTGACGTACTCCTTCTTGATAATATGACAACCACCCGCCCTGACGGCTCCTATGATTGCTCGCGCCTGAAACAGGCCATAGATTGCATTGCCGGCCGCATCACGACCGAGGCAACCGGTGGGATCACGCTGGAATCAGCACCATTCATCGCTGCAACAGGAGTCAACTATCTCTCCTGTGGTGCCCTCACGCACTCCTCGCATGCGACTGATATCTCGTTGTCCGTGGACCCACTCTGA
- a CDS encoding shikimate kinase, which produces MSRVLLTGFMGCGKSTIGARLATRLSVDFIDLDDRIVNLAGMTVEQIFSQQGEDAFRELESRALRSLPNNVVCALGGGTLVRPANLAWALRESWMVYLRVGLTELVRRLQEDKTVRPLLQDRDGSMLSPIQMEIRVRDLLGQREPIYNQAHQTFDLDGLTPEVAAAKCWEAYRSRNV; this is translated from the coding sequence ATGTCCAGAGTTTTGCTTACAGGTTTTATGGGGTGCGGCAAGAGTACAATCGGAGCAAGGTTGGCTACCCGGCTCTCGGTTGATTTCATTGACCTGGATGATCGCATTGTCAATCTAGCTGGGATGACCGTAGAGCAGATTTTTTCACAACAGGGGGAAGATGCCTTTCGGGAACTGGAATCTAGGGCTTTGAGGTCGCTGCCGAACAACGTTGTCTGTGCGTTGGGAGGCGGTACACTGGTGAGACCTGCGAATTTGGCTTGGGCGCTGAGAGAATCCTGGATGGTTTATCTACGGGTAGGGTTGACGGAACTGGTACGCAGGCTCCAGGAGGACAAGACGGTGCGGCCATTGTTACAGGACCGTGATGGTAGCATGCTTTCCCCGATTCAGATGGAGATACGTGTCCGTGATTTGCTCGGACAACGTGAGCCGATATATAATCAGGCACACCAAACCTTCGACCTTGATGGGTTGACACCAGAGGTTGCGGCAGCAAAATGCTGGGAGGCTTATCGGAGTCGAAATGTTTGA
- a CDS encoding Zn-dependent hydrolase, with protein sequence MTFSESTLRVNEARFREDYERLTLDGATSDGGLNRPALSEAHLAARETFRGMIRQRDLTIREDDAGNLSACHSPSGKTKPVLLLGSHLDSVANGGRFDGTLGIAAAFEVIQVLREHYPDIPLEVIDFTDEEGTWVSLLGSRAASGQLTQKDLDHPRGDPEAFQRALEGAGLTSEGILSATRNSKDLHAYLELHIEQGTRLEKSQTDIGIVTGMVGIHMYLVTFSGQANHAGTTPMNERHDAALGASKFCLMVQETITEQFPDCVATVGRMDFSPGAFNIVAGQVTAFMELRTEDSGRAAQLQQALYEMAERSAKEFGLNVNFQYLESVIERKMDSSIIEALESGALALGLTSRRLPSLAGHDAQSMALLCPSGLIFVPSVGGFSHSSREYTHWNDCVRGANVLLNAAKQLAASLK encoded by the coding sequence ATGACGTTTTCTGAGAGTACCTTACGGGTAAACGAGGCCAGATTCCGGGAGGATTACGAGCGCTTAACCTTGGATGGAGCTACGTCAGACGGTGGACTCAACCGACCCGCTCTCAGTGAAGCGCACTTGGCTGCGCGGGAGACATTCCGGGGTATGATCCGACAACGAGATCTCACGATCCGAGAAGATGATGCAGGAAACCTTTCTGCCTGTCATTCCCCTTCGGGCAAAACGAAACCGGTACTGCTCCTGGGATCTCATCTCGACTCCGTGGCGAATGGCGGGCGCTTTGATGGGACGCTGGGCATCGCAGCGGCCTTTGAAGTGATCCAGGTTCTACGTGAACACTACCCGGATATACCGCTCGAGGTCATTGATTTTACCGATGAAGAAGGAACATGGGTGTCGCTTCTTGGGAGCCGTGCTGCATCTGGACAGCTCACTCAAAAAGATCTTGACCATCCGAGAGGAGATCCTGAAGCTTTCCAGAGAGCACTCGAAGGAGCGGGGCTCACAAGCGAAGGGATCTTGTCCGCTACACGGAATTCAAAGGATCTACATGCCTATCTCGAACTTCATATTGAACAAGGTACCCGGCTTGAGAAAAGCCAAACAGATATTGGAATCGTAACCGGTATGGTCGGTATTCACATGTACCTCGTTACCTTCAGCGGGCAGGCCAACCACGCCGGAACCACCCCGATGAACGAGCGGCATGATGCAGCACTGGGAGCCAGTAAATTTTGCCTGATGGTCCAGGAGACGATCACCGAACAATTCCCCGATTGTGTCGCCACCGTAGGGCGGATGGACTTTTCACCGGGTGCCTTCAATATCGTGGCCGGTCAGGTAACCGCATTCATGGAGCTGCGTACTGAAGATTCTGGTCGTGCCGCACAGTTACAGCAAGCACTGTACGAGATGGCAGAGCGTTCTGCAAAAGAATTTGGTCTGAATGTTAACTTTCAATACCTCGAGTCCGTAATTGAACGTAAGATGGATTCTTCTATCATCGAAGCACTTGAGTCAGGAGCACTTGCTCTTGGGTTGACCAGTCGGCGCCTCCCCTCGCTGGCAGGGCATGATGCACAGTCTATGGCACTGCTTTGCCCTTCTGGCTTAATTTTTGTCCCCTCCGTGGGAGGATTCAGTCATTCTTCGCGGGAGTATACCCACTGGAATGACTGTGTGAGGGGAGCGAATGTGCTCCTGAATGCCGCAAAACAACTTGCTGCGTCTTTGAAGTAA
- a CDS encoding undecaprenyl-phosphate glucose phosphotransferase: protein MLQEQSRFYQQLLFLADMILVGSAWIAAYYLRFEVFDTWPIPLPEWEPLSRYLTFFPWILISAALTFWASGLYVPDRAQRWTSLIRSVAKSVGLALIISMAFLSFYRDFNVSRLTIILFAALTPLSMLGLRLCIYFYVRNARKRGRNLRRVLIVGAGHAGRRLAKSFELYPWMGFQVVGFLDDHKTDEPDVLGKVDEILPLLDSASNPIHYVYIALPLHAVGKIEQLISSLSSRLVHVCLVPDLLQHDIINSRITDVDGLPVLHIIDEAPMDFRRFVKRSLDVVFSLMVLILLSPLLLIIALLVLLSSKGPVLYRQERMGLNGKCFHMLKFRSMPITAEQESGAVWAKKGENRATPVGRILRRTSLDELPQFINVLKGDMSVVGPRPERPVFIKDFKDRIPRYMLRHKMKAGITGWAQVNGWRGNTSLEKRIQHDIYYIQNWSLRLDVKIMILTVWKGFINRNAY, encoded by the coding sequence ATGCTGCAGGAACAGAGTAGATTTTATCAGCAATTGCTATTCCTTGCGGATATGATCCTCGTGGGGAGTGCCTGGATTGCTGCATACTATCTCCGTTTTGAAGTATTTGATACCTGGCCAATCCCCCTCCCTGAATGGGAGCCGCTGAGCAGATATCTGACCTTTTTCCCGTGGATACTGATCTCTGCCGCTCTCACGTTCTGGGCATCAGGGCTTTATGTGCCTGACCGGGCACAGCGGTGGACCAGTCTCATCCGAAGTGTTGCAAAATCCGTCGGACTAGCTCTGATCATTTCCATGGCATTTTTGTCATTCTATCGCGATTTTAATGTTTCACGACTGACCATCATACTCTTTGCCGCACTCACACCACTCTCCATGCTGGGTTTGCGGCTCTGTATCTACTTTTACGTACGCAATGCCCGCAAACGTGGACGTAATCTGCGCCGCGTCCTCATTGTTGGGGCTGGTCATGCAGGTCGGCGTTTGGCAAAATCCTTTGAGCTGTATCCGTGGATGGGTTTTCAGGTGGTTGGATTTCTGGACGACCATAAGACCGATGAGCCGGATGTCCTGGGCAAAGTCGATGAGATACTACCGCTTCTAGACTCAGCATCCAATCCGATCCATTACGTGTACATTGCTCTGCCCCTCCATGCTGTAGGAAAGATTGAGCAGCTCATCAGCTCGCTTTCCTCACGTCTGGTACATGTCTGCCTCGTGCCCGACCTCCTGCAGCATGATATCATCAACAGCCGAATTACGGATGTAGATGGGCTCCCTGTCCTGCACATCATCGACGAGGCACCCATGGATTTTCGCCGATTTGTCAAACGAAGCCTGGATGTTGTGTTCTCCCTCATGGTTCTGATTCTCTTGTCACCTCTGCTGCTCATTATTGCTCTGTTGGTCCTTCTATCCTCCAAGGGACCGGTTCTTTACCGGCAGGAACGTATGGGGCTCAATGGTAAATGCTTCCACATGCTGAAATTTCGTTCCATGCCGATCACCGCGGAGCAGGAATCGGGAGCTGTCTGGGCAAAAAAAGGTGAAAACCGGGCAACCCCGGTCGGAAGAATCCTCCGGCGTACATCTCTGGACGAACTGCCCCAGTTCATCAATGTACTCAAAGGGGATATGTCTGTGGTTGGCCCACGGCCCGAAAGACCGGTATTCATTAAAGATTTCAAGGACCGTATCCCCCGCTATATGCTCCGTCATAAAATGAAAGCAGGCATTACCGGTTGGGCACAGGTCAATGGATGGCGCGGAAATACCTCCCTGGAAAAACGGATCCAGCACGATATCTACTATATTCAAAACTGGTCTCTGCGTCTGGATGTGAAGATTATGATCCTAACAGTCTGGAAAGGATTTATCAATCGCAACGCATATTGA